A genome region from Mycolicibacterium litorale includes the following:
- a CDS encoding mechanosensitive ion channel family protein — protein MNVYNLAFQWTDTNKHWLIEVPIRIVAYVVVALIARYVLHRMIDRAATGRRGKARDTSEQAKKPPLLRHLRDRAPSAVAAKTAERRQQRAQTIASVLKSTVSIVMLIWVVLAVLNAVGVNIAPFIASAGVVGLAIGFGAQNLVRDFVTGVFMLLEDQYGVGDTVDLGEAVGEVESVGLRVTTVRDIDGTLWYVRNGEIARVGNMSQDYAVARIEMPVALTADVAQAERVAVEAAEEAIEDPALAAKVLGKPEMLGVQELSPDLLTLRMTIKTRPNAQWSVQRRLRRDILRAYDENDIELPSRQSRVYAMADE, from the coding sequence ATGAATGTCTACAACCTCGCTTTCCAATGGACTGACACCAACAAACACTGGCTCATCGAGGTACCCATCCGGATCGTCGCCTACGTCGTCGTCGCGTTGATCGCCCGATACGTACTGCACCGCATGATCGACCGCGCTGCCACCGGCCGCCGAGGTAAGGCCCGCGACACGTCCGAGCAGGCCAAGAAGCCGCCGCTGTTGCGTCACCTCCGCGACCGCGCACCATCCGCGGTGGCCGCCAAGACCGCCGAACGACGCCAGCAGCGCGCGCAGACCATCGCCTCGGTCCTCAAGTCGACCGTCTCGATCGTGATGCTCATCTGGGTCGTCCTGGCCGTCCTCAACGCGGTCGGCGTGAACATCGCCCCGTTCATCGCCTCCGCCGGCGTCGTCGGCCTGGCCATCGGGTTCGGCGCGCAGAACCTGGTCCGCGACTTCGTCACCGGCGTGTTCATGCTGCTCGAAGACCAATACGGCGTCGGCGACACCGTCGACCTCGGCGAAGCCGTCGGCGAGGTGGAAAGCGTCGGGCTGCGCGTCACGACGGTCCGCGACATCGACGGCACCCTCTGGTACGTCCGCAACGGAGAGATCGCCCGTGTCGGCAACATGAGCCAGGACTATGCCGTCGCCCGCATCGAGATGCCGGTCGCGTTGACCGCTGACGTCGCGCAGGCCGAACGGGTGGCGGTCGAAGCCGCCGAGGAAGCCATCGAGGACCCGGCGCTGGCCGCGAAGGTGCTCGGCAAGCCGGAGATGCTGGGGGTTCAGGAACTGTCGCCCGACCTGCTGACGCTGCGCATGACCATCAAGACGCGCCCGAATGCGCAGTGGTCGGTGCAGCGGCGACTACGTCGCGACATCCTGCGCGCCTACGACGAGAACGACATCGAACTGCCGTCGCGTCAGAGCCGGGTGTACGCGATGGCCGACGAATAG